The following proteins come from a genomic window of Perognathus longimembris pacificus isolate PPM17 chromosome 12, ASM2315922v1, whole genome shotgun sequence:
- the LOC125360787 gene encoding cytochrome c oxidase assembly protein COX18, mitochondrial-like: MRRLVSELYVRDICHAFKAMVLVWIQLPMWIFMSVALRNFTTGAAHSESHSIQEQLASGGALFFPHLTALDSTWILPVSLGVINLLIVEIFALQKSGMSRFQVYVTHFVRAVSVLMFPIAATVPSLLVLYWFCSSLMGLSQNLLLRSPGFCQLCGIPPTNSDSDTPYKDFLAAFYAKFISRK, translated from the coding sequence ATGAGGAGGCTTGTTTCAGAGCTGTATGTTCGGGACATCTGCCACGCTTTTAAAGCCATGGTGCTGGTCTGGATTCAGCTACCAATGTGGATCTTCATGTCAGTAGCCCTCCGGAATTTTACCACAGGAGCAGCACATTCAGAAAGCCACTCCATTCAGGAGCAGTTGGCATCAGGTGGCGCGCTGTTCTTCCCTCACCTCACAGCACTGGATTCCACTTGGATCCTGCCTGTCTCTCTTGGTGTCATCAATTTGTTAATCGTGGAGATCTTTGCTCTGCAAAAAAGCGGAATGTCCCGTTTCCAGGTGTATGTAACACACTTTGTCCGTGCTGTATCGGTATTGATGTTTCCGATTGCTGCCACAGTACCTTCATTACTTGTTCTCTACTGGTTCTGCTCCAGCCTTATGGGCCTCTCACAGAACTTGCTGCTGCGCTCTCCTGGATTTTGCCAACTCTGCGGAATACCACCAACCAACTCAGATTCAGACACTCCTTACAAAGACTTCTTGGCTGCCTTTTATGCCAAGTTCATTTCAAGAAAATGA